In Chitinibacter sp. FCG-7, the genomic stretch CTGCGCCGTTTCGCTCGGTGCTGTATGTGCTGGTGTTTCTGACTGGCACGCTGGTGGGCATGGAAATTCCGCTGGTGATGCGCGTGCTCAATCAGCGCAAAACCGACTTTGCCGAGCTGGTTAGCCGCGTGCTGACTTTTGACTATATGGGCGCATTGGCGGTGTCGCTACTGTTTCCGCTGGTGCTGGCGCCGCATCTGGGTCTGGCCAGATCAGCGCTGCTATTTGGCATGGTCAATGTTGGGATTGCGCTGCTGACAACCAAGATTTTCCGCGCCGAACTGGCGCATGCCCGCCTGCATTTATTGCGTGGTGGCGTGGTGATTTTGCTGCTGGCCGGTGCGATGCTCGGTGCGGATCGGCTGACCAAGTGGAGTGAAAATACGCTGTACGGCGACGAAATCATCCACGCGCAAACCACACCGTACCAGCGCCTGCTGATCACGCAGTGGAAAAATGACACGCGCCTGTATATCAACGGCAATCTGCAATTTTCCAGCCGCGATGAATATCGCTACCACGAAGCCTTGGTGCATCCGGTGCTGGAAAAACTGCCGCAGGCTAAATCAGTGCTGGTACTCGGCGGTGGTGACGGACTGGCGGTACGCGAGATTTTGAAATACCCGAATATCAAACACATCACCTTGGTCGACCTTGATCCGGCGATGACCGATTTATTTACCCATAACGAAAAGCTGGTCGGTTTTAATCAGCGTGCGCTATCCAGCCCGAAGGTCAAAGTGGTTAACGCCGATGCCGCGCAGTGGATAGAGCAAAACCAGCAGATTTTTGACGCAATCATTATTGATTTTCCCGACCCGAGTAATTTTGCGCTGGGTAAATTGTATTCGGTGCCGATGTATCGCTTGGTCAAAAAACACCTGAGCGAAAACGGGCTGATGGTCGTGCAGTCGACGTCGCCGCTCCATGCCCCCTACTCGTATTGGTGTATCAATGAGACCCTGAAAGACGTAGGGCTCTATACCACCCCTTATCATGCTTTTGTGCCGTCGTTTGGCGAGTGGGGTTTTATTCTAGCGGGCAAGCAGCCTGGCTATACGCCACCGACAGCGTACCGCGTTAAAACGAAATTTCTGGATGGTGAAACCACGCGACAAATGTTTTTCTTCCCGCCGGATATGCGGCCAGTCAAAGTCGCAGCGAACCGGCTGAATAATCAATCGCTGGTACATTATTTCGAGCAAGATTGGTCGCAGGTGATTCGTTGATGCGCGGAATCAATCGACGGCAGTTTTTACAAAGCAGCGCCGCACTGGGCCTCGCCAGCCTGCTGCCCGCTTGCCGCGAGCTCAGCCACTATGGCATTGCTATCAAGGTGTATTTGCCTGGAGTGCAGATGGGGCATTTGCTGCGAGGCAATACCCCTATGCCAGCCCCAAAGTATGAGCGCAAGGTCAAGGTGGCCATTTTAGGCTCGGGCGTTGCGGGTTCGTTCGCAGCGTGGCGGCTGAAAAAAAGTGGCGAATTTGCAGCTGATGAAGTTGTCATCGTCACCGGCCCCGAGCGTTTTGGCAATGCGGCCGCAGGTGTGATGAATGGATTGCTTTATCCGCAAGGCGCGCATTATTTGCCGCTGCCGTCGATTGCTTCCGTCCATGTGCGCGAATTGCTGTTTGACATGGGCGTAATCGAAGCTGACCCATTTGGCGAACAGCCGACGTATAACGAGCGCGTCATCGTGCATTCACCCGAAGATCGCTTATGGCGCAGCGGCCAGTGGCAAGAAGGCGTGGTACCGCACACAGGCTTGAGTGCCGATGAGCAGGCGCAACAGCAGCGATTTTTTGCCCAAATGCAGAGTTTCCAGCAGGCCAGCGGCGCGGATGGACGCAAAGCATTTTGCATCCCCATCGCGCTTTCCAGCCAGGATGCGCAGTGGCGGCAACTCGATCAAATCACGTTTGCGACTTGGCTGGCGCAAAACGGCTACACCGCACCGAGCCTGTTATGGTATCTCGATTACGCCTGCCGCGACGATTACGGCATTGGGATCAAAGACACGTCTGCGTGGGCTGGCCTGCACTACTTTGCCGCGCGTGGCGGCGAAGCGAGCAATGCCAGCGCGGGTGCGGTGCTGACATGGCCATCGGGGTTGAACCCCATCTTGCAACATTTGCAGCAAGGCCAGACGCTGATCGACGGCATGGCGGTCAAAATCAGCGAACACGAGCAAAACGTCCATGTCGATGTGCTCCACAATGGTGAAGTCACGCGGCTGATTGCCGAACACGTCATTTGCGCGATGCCGCTGCATGTGGCGGCGAAAATCATCGATTTGCCACACTATGGCTTTGAACCGACAAAACACTTAGCGCCTCACGCGGCATGGCAAGTGAGTAATTTTCTGCTTAAACGCCACCCCGCCGAAGCGCAGTCTCATGAGCCGCACGCGATGCCACTGGCGTGGGATAACGTCGTCTACGGCAGCCACAGCTTGGGCTATATCAACAGCACGCATCAGCTGATCCGCGCCGCCAGACCTGAGCAAACCGTCTTCACCGCCTATCACGCCTTCAGCAATGAAGCGCCCGCTGCAGTGCGCGCCAGACTCGAGCACGCCAGCGCCGCCGAGCTTTACCAAACCGCAATCGGCGATCTGGCCACGGTCTACGGCTGGGATAATCCACTCACCGCACAGCGCCATATAGCCCAAGTCGAAATCACGCTGCGCGGCCACGCCATGGCCTCGCCCATCGCCGGTTTTCTAAGTAATCCGGGTGTGGCTGCATTACAAAAACAAAGCGGACGGCTGCTCTTTGCCCACAGCGATTTAAGCGGGCTATCGGTCTTTGAAGAAGCCAGCTGGTGGGGCGATGTGGCAGCACAAAAGATTCTGGCTCAAGGACAGCAGGCATAACTGTTCTTCCCGAAATACACCTATGCTGTATTTCCCTGACAGGGTTGTGGTTGTTATGCTGGAAGGAAACACGAGAAATGACTCTTTGTGGACAAGCAAAGGAATCAAATCTGAAGCAAGTATCACCAACAGCAAACGCTCAAACAGATCAATAATTCATTAAAAACAGCCATTTTATAAAAACACTCATTTTCATACAGCAGATAGTAAAGGATCTTTTGTGCCAAACAGGATTGCAGAGTGTGCCCCACTCGATTTATTGAAAAAGTACAGCTGGATTATCCTGCTCGCGACTACGCTTCTTATTCATGGTTCAAATCTATTCGCTTCGTGGCGCTTTGAAGATGGATATCTACTTAATAATGCAGCACCTTACTCACCCTTGCTGTTCTTTGTTGATGCAGAGGTCTCCAGGCAATTTTCCTACGCCTATATCACGCCATGGCAAGGTGTCTTTTTTCACATTAGCGCTGCCATCAATACTCCATTCTGGTCTTATTTTTTGTTACTCACCATTATTTTTCTCTGCGCACTGTTAACCTATCATTTATTAACACGCATTATTTCTCCTGAACTTTCACTTTTTGCTTGTTTATTTTTTCTACTCTCACCAGGAACTGTTGCCATTGCAGGCATGCTAATGACAGCCCATTATGCACTAGGGCTTTTATTCTTTCTCATCACTTTAGCTACATTCTCAAGCAAAAACAGAAGCCTCTATATGATTTCTGTCGTTTCTTTTGCTTTTGCCTGCCTATGCAAAGAAATATACATCCCGCTGCCGATTGCATTATTTTTCATATTTAATGGAAACTTGAAAAATCGCATAATAAAAACAATGCCATTTATTTTGGCATTGGCAGTCTATTTCCTGTGGCGCTGGCATGTACTTGGTAGTTTTCTTGGGAGTACCGCTGGCAACAGTGGCTCCCCACTCCCTTGGGAATCGTTTTTTTCGCAACTAGTGCAAGCTCTATTAGGACATGGAATTAGTGCATGGATACTGCTCACTATTATCGCATTTATCATATTTTCATCCTTACGAATGAAAATCATAAATACTCAACCCAACTTTTTCATCATTGCCACCTCTTTGGTACTGTTTCTAATTCCATTATTCGCAATACGTCGTTTCGGCTTTGATGGTCTAGCAACACGTTACGCATTCTTTCCTGCATGGGGATTAGCAATTGGATTGGCTTACTTATGTCACCACATGCAAAATACAAATAAAAACATC encodes the following:
- a CDS encoding polyamine aminopropyltransferase; the protein is MREKLLILSVFIVASCGLAYELIAAALASYLMGDSVLQFSSIIGCYLFAMGIGSHLSKYVPESRTLDRFIEIELLVGLIGGLSATLLFIVFAWAAAPFRSVLYVLVFLTGTLVGMEIPLVMRVLNQRKTDFAELVSRVLTFDYMGALAVSLLFPLVLAPHLGLARSALLFGMVNVGIALLTTKIFRAELAHARLHLLRGGVVILLLAGAMLGADRLTKWSENTLYGDEIIHAQTTPYQRLLITQWKNDTRLYINGNLQFSSRDEYRYHEALVHPVLEKLPQAKSVLVLGGGDGLAVREILKYPNIKHITLVDLDPAMTDLFTHNEKLVGFNQRALSSPKVKVVNADAAQWIEQNQQIFDAIIIDFPDPSNFALGKLYSVPMYRLVKKHLSENGLMVVQSTSPLHAPYSYWCINETLKDVGLYTTPYHAFVPSFGEWGFILAGKQPGYTPPTAYRVKTKFLDGETTRQMFFFPPDMRPVKVAANRLNNQSLVHYFEQDWSQVIR
- a CDS encoding NAD(P)-binding protein, whose translation is MRGINRRQFLQSSAALGLASLLPACRELSHYGIAIKVYLPGVQMGHLLRGNTPMPAPKYERKVKVAILGSGVAGSFAAWRLKKSGEFAADEVVIVTGPERFGNAAAGVMNGLLYPQGAHYLPLPSIASVHVRELLFDMGVIEADPFGEQPTYNERVIVHSPEDRLWRSGQWQEGVVPHTGLSADEQAQQQRFFAQMQSFQQASGADGRKAFCIPIALSSQDAQWRQLDQITFATWLAQNGYTAPSLLWYLDYACRDDYGIGIKDTSAWAGLHYFAARGGEASNASAGAVLTWPSGLNPILQHLQQGQTLIDGMAVKISEHEQNVHVDVLHNGEVTRLIAEHVICAMPLHVAAKIIDLPHYGFEPTKHLAPHAAWQVSNFLLKRHPAEAQSHEPHAMPLAWDNVVYGSHSLGYINSTHQLIRAARPEQTVFTAYHAFSNEAPAAVRARLEHASAAELYQTAIGDLATVYGWDNPLTAQRHIAQVEITLRGHAMASPIAGFLSNPGVAALQKQSGRLLFAHSDLSGLSVFEEASWWGDVAAQKILAQGQQA